Within Fusobacterium periodonticum ATCC 33693, the genomic segment GAATTACACATAGTTTTAAGCCAATTTTCTTCATCTTCTTTCAAAAAATTTTCTACAGAATTGTAATAGCAACAACGTATTTTATTAGTTTCATATTTTTCCAAATATTTCACCTCACTATTTTTTATAAACAATAAATTTTGTAGCTTCAAGCTTAAATGTTTCATCAGTAACTGGACCTTGGTAAATTTCGATAGAACAGTTTCTATTTTCTATATCAAGATTGTATACACGATAAATGATGTATGGGTGGTCTTTATTCTTAGAAGCTTCTATCTCATTTCTTGTAATCTCAAAACCATCAGAATATCTTCCCTTAGAAGCTTTTACTTCAATATGAAGTTCTTTTTGATCTTTATCCCAAGCTCGAATATCATAACCTGCTCCATCTCCTTCTTCTTTAGAAACATGGACAGGCATTTTTAAATTATGTTCTTCTGCTTTTTGAGTTAAAATATCAAATACAATTTCTTCTCCAAGTGCTCCAATCTTATCTTTAGAGTCTTGTACTTTTTTCCAATCTATTTTTTTTATAATTTTAACATTTTTTTTCTCTTTTGTATTATCAATATCATTATTTTTTTTATAGATAATTTCAAAACTTTTTGATGTGGGATTACTAAGCTCTTCAATTTCTTCTTCTAAAAGATCAATATCGCTAAATGAATTTAAAGGAGTACCTACAGGAACACACCTTACATTTTTCATAAGATTTTTAAAATCATTAAAAGTAATAGTATTCATTCCATATTGATTCCAAAAGTGTTCCCAAGTTCCCTCTTTCTTTTTTTTATTTTCCCATACAAAATTTTCAATAAAGGCTTCCCCTTGTTTGATAGGAGGATTTATTGTAAATGCATGTGAAATTGTAGCTACAACATTTCCTTTGTCATCAATAGTTTCTATTTTCTCAACATAACCACCACCATAAATTTCAAATTTACGATCTTTAGTATTTTTTCCAGGAATTCTACTTAAAATAAATGCACCAACTTCTACTTTATTAAAGCGTTTGGTATTCCACTCATATGAAGTAATATCATCTTTGTACTTTAGTTCACCATTTTCTTTTTTTCCATAATCAAAAATAAAAACCTTTTGATCTTCAGTAGCTTCTGGTAAAATTTTAAAAACATCTTGCATATTATCACCTCTTACTTAGAATTCTATTATAAATAAATCCTATCATAGGTAAATAAGTTTGTCAATACCCAGGACAAAAAAATGTTCTGGATTATTTATAATAGGAAATAAAGAGAAAATAATAAAAAACTTCCACTTTATTAAAATGGAAGTTTTTATGAGATTGCTTTCATTGAATGTTTATAAGCCAAAAGCATAACTTGTCATTGATAATGAACCTAGTTCTCTTATTTCATTAAATATATAAGGTTTTTCTCCTTGACTTGCTCCTAAAATATATAATATTGGCATAAAATGATCTGGTGTAGGAACAGCATAGTTTGAGTATTCATTTTCCTGATAATTTATAACTTTTGTATCTTCTCTTTTACTTATACTATCTAAAATATACTTATCAAAATTATCTGTTTCTTGAGAACCTTTTGGATTATCCCACTCTATTTTTCTTAGATTATGTACAATATTACCACTACCGACTA encodes:
- a CDS encoding DUF3883 domain-containing protein yields the protein MQDVFKILPEATEDQKVFIFDYGKKENGELKYKDDITSYEWNTKRFNKVEVGAFILSRIPGKNTKDRKFEIYGGGYVEKIETIDDKGNVVATISHAFTINPPIKQGEAFIENFVWENKKKKEGTWEHFWNQYGMNTITFNDFKNLMKNVRCVPVGTPLNSFSDIDLLEEEIEELSNPTSKSFEIIYKKNNDIDNTKEKKNVKIIKKIDWKKVQDSKDKIGALGEEIVFDILTQKAEEHNLKMPVHVSKEEGDGAGYDIRAWDKDQKELHIEVKASKGRYSDGFEITRNEIEASKNKDHPYIIYRVYNLDIENRNCSIEIYQGPVTDETFKLEATKFIVYKK